One genomic segment of Candidatus Coatesbacteria bacterium includes these proteins:
- a CDS encoding glutamate dehydrogenase encodes MAEEYSALRQAQREFDKVAEMMQLDQSYRNVLREPVRTLSVNVPVRMDDGTIRTFKGYRCQHNTACGPAKGGIRYSLDVTLDEVQALATWMTWKCSLAGIPYGGGKGGIHVDVHQLSAGELERLSRRFFSEIQPLIGPEKDIPAPDMNTDGQIMSWFMDTYSMNVGKTTLGVVTGKPLSLGGSEGRTAATGRGVFVAAMNAMKKQGLEPRGARIAIQGFGNVGYWAARLFHEVGCTVVGLSDYYGGIYNPRGLDPTKGKERAMNPEESVCNMLEGDKITNEELLTLDCDVLCPCALQNQLTESIAPRVKAKLVSEGANGPTTPEADQILYDNGVIVIPDFLANAGGVIVSYFEWVQGLQFFFWDEKEVNAKLDSIMDRNLDRVWALAEEKSICLRDAAYWFAIQRVARATELRGIYP; translated from the coding sequence ATGGCCGAAGAATACAGTGCACTACGGCAGGCGCAGCGCGAGTTCGACAAGGTCGCCGAGATGATGCAGCTCGACCAAAGCTATCGCAACGTGCTGCGTGAGCCCGTCCGCACCCTCTCCGTCAACGTGCCCGTCCGTATGGACGACGGCACGATCAGAACCTTCAAGGGTTACCGCTGCCAGCACAACACCGCCTGCGGACCCGCCAAGGGCGGTATCCGCTACTCCCTCGACGTCACCCTGGACGAGGTCCAGGCCCTGGCCACCTGGATGACCTGGAAATGCTCCCTGGCCGGCATCCCCTACGGCGGCGGCAAGGGCGGCATCCACGTCGACGTCCACCAGCTCTCCGCCGGCGAGCTCGAACGCCTCTCCCGGCGCTTCTTCTCCGAGATCCAGCCCCTGATCGGACCCGAGAAGGACATCCCCGCCCCCGACATGAACACCGACGGCCAGATCATGAGCTGGTTCATGGACACCTACTCGATGAACGTCGGCAAGACCACCCTGGGCGTGGTCACCGGCAAGCCCCTCTCCCTGGGCGGCTCCGAGGGCCGCACCGCCGCCACCGGCCGCGGCGTCTTCGTCGCCGCCATGAACGCGATGAAGAAGCAGGGCCTCGAGCCCCGGGGCGCCCGCATCGCCATTCAGGGCTTCGGCAACGTCGGCTACTGGGCCGCCCGCCTGTTCCATGAGGTCGGCTGCACCGTCGTCGGCCTGTCCGACTACTACGGCGGCATCTACAACCCCAGGGGCCTCGATCCGACCAAGGGCAAGGAACGGGCGATGAACCCCGAAGAGAGCGTCTGCAACATGCTCGAGGGCGACAAGATCACCAACGAGGAGCTGCTGACCCTCGACTGCGACGTGCTCTGCCCCTGCGCCCTGCAGAATCAACTGACCGAGTCCATCGCCCCCCGCGTCAAGGCCAAGCTGGTCTCCGAGGGCGCCAACGGCCCCACCACCCCCGAGGCCGACCAGATCCTCTACGACAACGGCGTCATCGTCATCCCCGACTTCCTCGCCAACGCCGGCGGCGTCATCGTCAGCTACTTCGAGTGGGTCCAGGGCCTGCAGTTCTTCTTCTGGGACGAGAAAGAAGTCAACGCCAAGCTCGACAGCATCATGGACCGCAACCTGGACCGCGTCTGGGCCCTGGCCGAGGAGAAGAGCATCTGCCTGCGCGACGCCGCCTACTGGTTCGCCATCCAGCGCGTCGCCCGGGCGACCGAACTGCGGGGCATCTATCCCTAG
- a CDS encoding DUF2723 domain-containing protein, translating to MSLMTISNDASPVPHGRRDGATALTAGLLAVAVYILATPTGFALGDGPELAAAARMLGTAHPPGYPLYLQLGRLAGAVVGDGLVGLRWLSLLSVGAATVLFYLTLRRFSERPAVAFGGALALAGSRLFIQHAARAEVYGPALLGLAALLWALSRCLLDEVDQTRPLTLALVFALALGHQLTLAAFAPLVLYAVVRFARTAHPPLRFYALWLTAFLLGLSVFLYLPLRSSTAPALAWFRPDSLPNLLHVVGGGSYGDFWGVGGGQYWHNAARLGRYLLEQWPAYLIVTAVGGAVVAWRRERLLSCGLLLVVLLDFTWAAGYAAYDLEVFLLPAGALLLFLAVLALGRGLEWLLDRLEKKRALPWSHVLAAAPGLALLVGGALLYGPAHQDIVRPHGDNLLRAVPADGAAFFNGDLAFPLLEAHFVRDRRPDIGVADEGGFILHPVRRRQLEERLRSGAAIYFADPPTGLPAPPVERFGYGYLYPATPAEVTPYLTRVTGEGYLAAEVEVRYLLARLESAPRRLDGELEARLLERAVAAADLSPHAHLALGLYLLERDPAAAEARFRRAVELDPWWPSARFDLALALIQQDRRREAAAELSTALEGFGEAEVRARAARLLSELSGG from the coding sequence ATGTCCCTCATGACGATCAGCAACGACGCTTCCCCCGTTCCTCACGGACGGCGCGACGGCGCGACGGCCCTGACCGCCGGTCTGCTGGCCGTCGCGGTTTACATTCTGGCCACACCCACCGGTTTCGCGCTGGGCGACGGTCCGGAGCTGGCGGCGGCGGCCCGGATGTTGGGAACGGCCCATCCGCCGGGCTATCCGCTGTATCTGCAGCTGGGTCGTCTGGCGGGCGCCGTCGTGGGGGACGGTCTGGTGGGTCTGCGCTGGCTGAGCCTGTTGAGCGTCGGAGCTGCGACGGTGCTGTTTTATCTGACACTGCGGCGCTTCAGCGAACGCCCCGCCGTGGCCTTCGGCGGCGCCTTGGCCCTGGCGGGTTCACGCCTGTTCATCCAGCACGCCGCGCGGGCGGAGGTCTACGGTCCGGCGCTGCTGGGGCTGGCCGCCCTGCTGTGGGCCTTGTCGCGCTGTCTGCTGGACGAGGTGGATCAGACCCGGCCGCTGACCCTGGCCCTGGTCTTCGCCCTGGCCCTGGGGCACCAGTTGACCCTGGCGGCCTTCGCGCCCCTGGTGCTTTACGCCGTGGTGCGCTTCGCCCGGACAGCGCACCCGCCGCTGCGCTTCTACGCCCTGTGGCTGACGGCCTTCCTGTTGGGGCTGTCCGTCTTCCTCTACCTGCCGCTGCGGAGTTCGACCGCCCCAGCCCTGGCATGGTTCCGGCCCGACAGCCTGCCCAACCTGCTGCACGTCGTCGGCGGGGGGAGCTACGGCGATTTCTGGGGCGTCGGCGGCGGGCAGTACTGGCACAACGCCGCCCGGCTGGGTCGTTACCTGCTGGAGCAGTGGCCTGCGTACCTGATCGTGACCGCCGTCGGCGGGGCGGTCGTAGCCTGGCGACGGGAGCGGCTGTTGAGCTGCGGCCTGCTGCTGGTCGTCCTGCTGGACTTCACCTGGGCCGCCGGCTACGCCGCTTACGACCTCGAGGTCTTCCTGCTGCCCGCCGGCGCCCTGCTGCTGTTCCTGGCCGTCCTGGCCCTCGGTCGGGGGCTGGAATGGCTGCTCGACCGGCTGGAGAAGAAACGAGCGCTACCCTGGAGCCACGTCCTCGCCGCCGCCCCCGGTCTGGCCCTGCTGGTCGGCGGCGCGTTGCTCTACGGTCCAGCGCATCAGGATATCGTTCGGCCACACGGCGACAACCTGCTGCGTGCCGTCCCGGCTGACGGCGCGGCCTTCTTCAACGGCGACCTGGCTTTCCCGCTGTTGGAGGCGCATTTCGTGCGCGACCGGCGCCCCGACATTGGCGTCGCCGACGAGGGCGGCTTCATCCTGCACCCCGTCCGTCGGCGTCAACTGGAGGAGCGCCTGCGCAGCGGCGCCGCGATCTATTTCGCCGATCCACCCACCGGATTACCGGCGCCCCCCGTCGAGCGCTTCGGCTACGGCTATCTCTATCCGGCAACCCCGGCTGAGGTTACCCCGTATCTGACACGGGTGACCGGTGAGGGCTACCTGGCCGCCGAGGTTGAAGTACGCTACCTGCTGGCCCGCCTGGAGAGCGCTCCGCGGCGGCTGGACGGGGAGCTCGAAGCGCGTCTGCTGGAACGCGCCGTCGCCGCTGCCGATCTATCACCCCACGCCCATCTGGCCCTGGGATTGTATCTGCTCGAACGTGACCCCGCCGCCGCCGAGGCGCGCTTCCGCCGGGCCGTCGAGCTGGATCCCTGGTGGCCCAGCGCCCGTTTTGATCTGGCCCTGGCCCTGATCCAACAGGACCGGCGCCGCGAGGCCGCCGCCGAACTGAGTACCGCCCTCGAGGGCTTCGGCGAGGCCGAGGTCCGGGCCCGGGCCGCCCGGTTGCTCAGCGAACTAAGCGGCGGCTGA
- a CDS encoding ABC transporter substrate-binding protein has protein sequence MRFRIMVFLTAISLAALVLPACQPTDNGDVPERAREHFERANAAYQAGDYEGALSGFGAVVQAYPETRIFPLALYRLAYSEFQLGRYREAAGHFARFLKDCPDHELEDDARLLYARALSEQGKYFEAAQSLGLLAADPDGRFFDVALESFEEHFAVLTTQEKRTLLDEFSTSYLGAYLFFTLGAEAYENGDLESAALYLRRLEEHPLETRYRAEGRALLTEVLAALEKRPKVVGCLVPLSGDWQSYGNEVRTAVELAAARYNAGHPQPIEVVVADSRGTVEGARQALRSLAEESQAVAVIGPLSSTAFTGCLELAESYDLPLFTPAATDPGLAARSDYAFRNALTYLNQCETLAEFCSERLGLGRFGILYEDTAYGEGMRSTFVEVAPDYDIEIIVQESYPLEAKSYVEQCKAFRRQGLDAVFIPGHQPQLTELASQIVFLGIVAELIGGNGWNAESVTRMGMRYVEGAIFCDALYLRSRDADVQSFIAGFRSRLGLDPGFLGAHAYDTFGILARVIAGGARTRTEVTAALHEVRDYPGIIGPTSIDADGEAHKPLTILTIVENEIVEFGTSFGY, from the coding sequence TTGCGCTTCCGTATCATGGTTTTCCTGACGGCGATCAGCCTGGCGGCCCTGGTGCTGCCGGCCTGCCAACCCACCGACAACGGCGACGTCCCCGAGCGCGCCCGCGAGCACTTCGAGCGCGCCAACGCCGCCTACCAAGCCGGCGACTATGAAGGCGCCCTCAGCGGCTTCGGCGCCGTGGTCCAGGCCTACCCGGAGACACGGATCTTTCCCCTGGCCCTCTACCGGTTGGCCTACTCCGAGTTCCAACTGGGCCGCTACCGTGAGGCGGCCGGGCACTTCGCCCGCTTCCTCAAGGACTGCCCCGATCACGAACTCGAAGACGACGCGCGGCTGCTCTACGCCCGCGCCCTCAGCGAGCAGGGCAAGTATTTCGAGGCCGCCCAGAGCCTGGGGCTGCTGGCCGCCGATCCCGACGGCCGCTTCTTCGACGTCGCCCTGGAGAGCTTCGAGGAACACTTCGCCGTGTTGACCACCCAGGAGAAGCGCACTCTGCTGGACGAGTTCTCCACCAGCTATCTGGGCGCCTACCTGTTCTTCACCCTGGGCGCAGAGGCCTACGAAAACGGCGACCTGGAGAGCGCCGCCCTCTACCTGCGCCGCCTCGAGGAGCACCCCCTCGAGACGCGCTACCGCGCCGAGGGCCGGGCACTGCTAACCGAGGTTTTGGCAGCCCTCGAGAAGCGGCCCAAGGTCGTCGGTTGCCTGGTGCCCCTCTCCGGCGACTGGCAATCCTACGGCAACGAGGTCCGGACCGCCGTCGAGCTGGCCGCCGCCCGCTACAACGCCGGTCACCCCCAACCCATCGAGGTCGTCGTCGCCGACAGCCGGGGCACCGTCGAGGGCGCCCGCCAGGCCCTGCGCAGCCTGGCCGAGGAGTCCCAGGCCGTCGCCGTCATCGGCCCGCTGTCCTCGACGGCCTTCACCGGTTGTCTAGAGCTGGCCGAAAGCTACGACCTGCCCCTGTTCACCCCGGCGGCCACCGATCCCGGACTGGCCGCCCGCTCGGATTACGCCTTCCGCAACGCCCTGACCTACCTCAACCAGTGCGAGACCCTGGCCGAATTCTGCAGCGAGCGGCTCGGCCTCGGCCGTTTCGGCATCCTCTACGAAGACACCGCCTACGGCGAGGGGATGCGCTCGACCTTCGTCGAGGTCGCCCCGGATTACGACATCGAGATCATCGTCCAGGAGAGCTACCCCCTCGAAGCCAAAAGCTACGTCGAGCAGTGCAAGGCCTTCCGCCGCCAGGGCCTGGACGCCGTCTTCATTCCCGGTCATCAACCCCAACTGACCGAGCTGGCCAGCCAGATCGTCTTCCTCGGTATCGTCGCCGAACTCATCGGCGGCAACGGCTGGAACGCCGAATCCGTCACCCGGATGGGGATGCGCTACGTCGAGGGCGCCATCTTCTGCGACGCCCTCTACCTGCGCTCCAGAGATGCCGACGTCCAGTCCTTCATCGCCGGTTTCCGCAGCCGGTTGGGGCTCGATCCCGGCTTCCTCGGCGCCCACGCCTACGACACCTTCGGCATCCTGGCCAGGGTAATCGCAGGCGGCGCCCGCACCCGGACCGAGGTCACCGCCGCCCTCCACGAGGTCCGCGACTACCCCGGCATCATCGGACCCACTTCCATCGACGCCGACGGCGAGGCCCACAAACCGCTGACCATCCTGACCATCGTCGAGAACGAGATTGTCGAATTCGGCACCAGCTTCGGTTACTAG
- a CDS encoding peptidylprolyl isomerase — protein sequence MKTLPLFTLAVLAVAAVLTAGCSEEAAEISAETGAASAECLVPPAAAETPVARLVTERGDIHLLLHEAVNPETVGNFIELAEDDFYDGIGFHRVEPGGVIQAGCPQWNTEQAGTGGPGYTIDFENATLPHLEGAVGMARAREPDSAGSQFYICLAPLPGLDGDYVVFGQVVAGMEVCFAIRPNTLIEDVELLTYGEFLERAGSGRLSTRPVQPPLTAPEIDLGG from the coding sequence ATGAAGACCCTCCCCTTGTTCACCCTGGCCGTGCTGGCCGTAGCGGCCGTCCTGACCGCCGGCTGCAGTGAGGAAGCCGCCGAGATAAGCGCTGAGACGGGCGCCGCGAGCGCCGAGTGCCTCGTTCCCCCCGCCGCCGCCGAAACCCCGGTGGCCCGCCTGGTCACCGAGCGCGGCGACATTCACCTGCTGCTCCACGAGGCCGTCAACCCGGAAACCGTCGGCAATTTCATCGAGCTGGCCGAGGACGATTTCTACGACGGCATCGGCTTCCACCGCGTCGAGCCCGGCGGCGTGATCCAGGCCGGCTGCCCCCAGTGGAACACGGAGCAGGCCGGCACCGGCGGTCCCGGCTACACCATCGACTTCGAGAACGCGACGCTGCCCCACCTGGAGGGTGCTGTGGGCATGGCCCGGGCCCGGGAACCCGACTCCGCCGGCAGCCAGTTCTATATCTGCCTGGCTCCGCTGCCCGGACTGGACGGCGACTACGTCGTTTTCGGCCAGGTTGTGGCCGGGATGGAGGTCTGCTTCGCCATCCGCCCCAACACCCTGATCGAAGACGTCGAGTTGCTGACCTACGGCGAGTTCCTCGAGCGGGCCGGCAGCGGTCGCCTCTCCACCCGACCGGTCCAGCCGCCGCTGACGGCGCCGGAGATCGACCTCGGCGGCTAA
- a CDS encoding T9SS type A sorting domain-containing protein, giving the protein MRVRLLVAIILLAALSAFAARGYDSPDQTIFSYDTTNFRIWWTTAGQHQITDPVDDDGDDVPDRLETLGDYLEYCLDSLVGDGWDEPLRDGDWYPSGYDYGGDERIDVYIQAVDVAYGADYYFTAPELTYDDTVEDDAATYIGFTREPFDDIGIIRTAVAEAVAKSIFYGIDYDESSHFVAKSATWVAEQLYPNVNDYQEGSVTDYLIHPDEAMTSDTSPLFAMYLDSLARQNDALGQLVADGGYSDVIQLLWLGYAKRTAAEDLNFNAFIHELWVDAFGGPYDPVTTGLAAAYTEYARWNWFTNLRSAQRGGNGDNNFGYYYYDDDNPAEGDDAVAYPEVNYNDPVDTREWTGADIASGVQVDFVADYNPPDGLGAVYVHALDLGSLDDVVFAFKAYTDNPEATKYWDGLYVLMADEDTVHSSQTDDPSQTAMAAFADKGIVRVSDASTYDNIAFIPHLIVDEGDNLGFQYRLWQDSSGDTTPPSFEPADGGALCLARAPGFNTHFEFIATPNEYLFCCPRYDIDFTDEDGELHRFTVNGNQQGDVSFDEWDDGLAVYTAQWVLPTGFYGTADVSVTAADLVGNVTEMSYSGFLATADIDEDGGAVGDEDNAVLEIPADAYTGGRVTVLMRPDVSGGLLESRALRNAPTSGDHAAAPALSRAVSRRPGAPARGETAETGRLGLHVVGRAYDLSGSGVLTGSATLRLAYSDRGVDNEDLLGLYRFDVNSERWNRVAAQFDRQADEVYAAVDEFGLYAVGYTEYVEIDEIGHDPRPVFALEQNYPNPYVAGDRTTIGFSLEQSGTVRLDVYDISGRLVTTLVDETLPAGRHDISWNGCTTAGRLAEPGVYFYKLETESNSATRRMVLVR; this is encoded by the coding sequence ATGCGTGTTCGTTTGTTAGTCGCCATCATTCTACTCGCCGCCTTGAGCGCTTTCGCCGCCCGAGGCTATGACTCGCCCGATCAGACCATCTTCAGCTACGACACCACCAACTTCCGCATCTGGTGGACCACGGCCGGTCAGCATCAGATAACCGACCCCGTCGACGACGACGGCGATGATGTACCCGACCGCCTGGAGACCCTGGGGGATTACCTGGAGTACTGCCTGGATTCCCTGGTCGGCGACGGTTGGGACGAACCGCTGCGCGACGGTGACTGGTACCCCTCGGGCTATGATTACGGCGGCGACGAGAGAATCGACGTCTACATCCAGGCCGTCGACGTCGCCTACGGCGCCGACTACTACTTCACCGCCCCCGAGCTGACCTACGACGACACCGTCGAGGATGACGCCGCCACCTACATCGGCTTCACCCGCGAGCCCTTCGACGACATCGGCATCATCCGCACCGCCGTCGCCGAAGCCGTCGCCAAGTCAATCTTCTACGGTATCGACTACGATGAAAGCTCCCACTTCGTCGCCAAGTCGGCGACCTGGGTGGCCGAACAGCTCTATCCCAACGTCAACGATTACCAGGAAGGCTCAGTCACCGACTACCTGATCCATCCCGACGAAGCGATGACCTCGGACACCTCCCCGCTGTTCGCGATGTATCTAGACTCCCTGGCCCGGCAAAACGACGCTCTGGGTCAACTGGTCGCCGACGGCGGCTACAGCGACGTCATCCAACTACTCTGGCTGGGCTACGCCAAGCGCACCGCCGCCGAGGACTTGAACTTCAACGCTTTCATCCACGAGTTGTGGGTCGACGCCTTCGGCGGCCCCTACGACCCCGTCACCACGGGTCTGGCCGCCGCCTATACCGAATACGCCCGCTGGAACTGGTTCACCAACCTGCGTTCGGCCCAGCGCGGCGGCAACGGGGACAACAACTTCGGCTACTATTACTACGACGACGACAACCCGGCCGAGGGCGACGACGCCGTCGCCTACCCCGAGGTCAACTACAACGACCCCGTCGACACCCGTGAATGGACGGGCGCCGACATCGCCTCGGGCGTCCAGGTCGATTTCGTCGCCGACTACAACCCGCCCGACGGACTCGGCGCCGTCTACGTCCACGCGCTGGATCTCGGCTCCCTCGACGACGTCGTCTTCGCCTTCAAGGCCTACACCGACAACCCCGAGGCCACCAAGTACTGGGACGGGCTCTACGTCCTGATGGCCGACGAAGATACGGTTCACTCTTCCCAGACCGACGATCCGAGCCAAACGGCCATGGCGGCTTTCGCCGACAAGGGTATCGTCCGTGTCAGCGACGCCTCGACCTACGACAACATCGCCTTCATTCCCCACCTGATCGTCGACGAGGGCGACAACCTGGGCTTCCAATACCGGCTCTGGCAGGACTCCAGCGGCGACACCACCCCGCCGAGCTTCGAGCCCGCCGACGGCGGCGCCCTCTGCCTGGCCCGGGCCCCGGGCTTCAACACCCACTTCGAGTTCATCGCCACGCCCAACGAATACCTCTTCTGCTGCCCGCGCTACGACATCGACTTCACCGACGAAGACGGCGAACTGCACCGCTTCACCGTCAACGGCAACCAGCAGGGCGACGTCTCCTTCGATGAATGGGACGACGGCCTGGCCGTTTACACCGCCCAGTGGGTGCTCCCCACGGGCTTCTACGGTACCGCCGACGTCTCCGTCACCGCCGCCGACCTGGTAGGCAATGTAACCGAGATGAGCTACTCGGGCTTCCTGGCCACCGCCGACATCGACGAGGACGGCGGCGCCGTCGGTGACGAGGACAACGCCGTGTTGGAAATCCCCGCCGACGCCTACACCGGCGGCCGGGTGACCGTGCTGATGCGGCCCGACGTCAGCGGCGGTTTGCTGGAGAGCCGCGCCCTGCGGAACGCGCCGACCTCCGGCGATCACGCCGCCGCCCCGGCGCTGAGCCGCGCCGTCAGTCGCCGCCCCGGCGCGCCCGCCCGCGGTGAAACCGCCGAGACGGGCCGCCTGGGTCTCCACGTCGTCGGTCGGGCCTACGATCTCTCCGGCTCCGGCGTACTGACCGGCAGTGCGACCCTGCGGCTGGCCTACTCCGACCGCGGTGTGGACAACGAGGACCTGCTGGGCCTCTACCGCTTCGACGTTAACAGCGAGCGCTGGAATCGCGTCGCCGCCCAGTTCGACCGCCAGGCCGACGAGGTCTATGCCGCCGTCGACGAGTTCGGACTCTACGCCGTCGGCTACACCGAGTACGTCGAGATCGACGAGATCGGTCACGACCCGCGGCCCGTCTTCGCCCTCGAACAGAACTACCCCAACCCCTACGTCGCCGGCGACCGGACCACCATCGGCTTCTCCCTGGAGCAGAGCGGTACCGTCCGCCTCGACGTTTACGATATCTCCGGTCGACTGGTGACCACCCTGGTCGACGAAACCCTTCCCGCCGGTCGTCACGACATCAGCTGGAACGGCTGCACCACCGCCGGTCGGCTGGCCGAGCCCGGCGTTTACTTCTACAAGCTCGAAACGGAATCCAACAGCGCTACGCGGCGGATGGTTCTGGTCCGCTAG
- the glmS gene encoding glutamine--fructose-6-phosphate transaminase (isomerizing) produces the protein MCGIVGYVGPKDAQSVLMVGLEKLEYRGYDSAGIATIHQGELGVRKRVGKLRQLSDRLANLPLSGTIGIGHTRWATHGEPSDLNAHPHTDGGEHLAIVHNGVIENYLQLRDELETGGHIFKSDTDSEVIAHLLADYLADGLAPIRALLATYNRLEGYFALAVISERFPETIYAIRQGPPLVIGLGKDENFLASDTNALLRFTKRVVFVEDGQVVKLTRGAVEIVDHEGEPVEFTERRIKLGEQDMDKGDYPHFMLKEIHEQPDIIENVCLSRLANHRDIAFSNLHLSRQQLNSVARVVIQAAGTSWHAGLVGKYLLEQFVRLHVEVDVSSEFRYRNPVLGGDTLVMAISQSGETADTLAGIREAKSKFIKVLSLVNVEGSTIDRESDAVVHLYAGPEIGVASTKAYTAELVALILLAMLWGRLKYAIDDETVREVLTELERVPELIRRTLELDGQIRRLAKEFFQAKDFFFIGRGYNYPTALEGALKLKEISYIHATGYPAGELKHGPLALIEADTPVVALTTQGPTYQKTMSNVAEVRARGGRIICVATEGDDEVAKVADHVIHIPPVREELSPLVTVIPLQLLSYHIAVLRGCDVDRPRNLAKSVTVE, from the coding sequence ATGTGCGGCATCGTCGGCTACGTCGGCCCCAAGGACGCCCAGTCCGTTCTGATGGTGGGCCTGGAGAAGCTCGAGTATCGGGGTTATGATTCCGCCGGGATCGCCACCATTCACCAGGGCGAGCTCGGGGTACGCAAGCGCGTCGGTAAGCTGCGCCAGCTTTCCGACCGCCTGGCCAACCTGCCGCTGTCGGGCACCATCGGTATCGGCCACACCCGCTGGGCCACCCACGGCGAACCTTCGGACCTCAACGCCCACCCCCATACCGACGGTGGCGAACACCTGGCCATCGTCCACAACGGAGTCATCGAGAACTACCTCCAACTGCGCGACGAGCTGGAAACGGGCGGACACATCTTCAAGAGCGACACCGACTCCGAGGTCATCGCCCACCTGCTGGCCGACTACCTGGCCGACGGCCTGGCGCCGATCCGGGCCTTGCTGGCCACCTACAACCGCCTCGAGGGCTACTTCGCCCTGGCGGTCATCAGCGAACGCTTCCCCGAAACCATCTACGCCATCCGTCAGGGACCGCCATTGGTCATCGGGCTGGGGAAGGACGAGAACTTCCTCGCCTCGGACACCAACGCCCTGCTGCGCTTCACCAAGCGCGTGGTCTTCGTCGAGGACGGCCAAGTGGTCAAGCTGACCCGGGGAGCCGTCGAGATCGTCGATCACGAGGGTGAGCCGGTCGAGTTCACCGAGCGGCGGATCAAGCTCGGCGAGCAGGACATGGACAAGGGCGACTACCCCCACTTCATGCTCAAGGAGATCCACGAGCAGCCCGACATCATCGAGAACGTCTGCCTGAGCCGCCTCGCCAATCACCGGGACATCGCCTTCAGCAACCTCCACCTGAGCCGTCAGCAGCTCAACAGCGTCGCCCGGGTGGTCATCCAGGCTGCGGGCACCAGTTGGCACGCCGGTCTGGTGGGCAAGTACCTGCTCGAACAGTTCGTCCGTCTCCACGTCGAGGTCGACGTCTCCAGCGAGTTCCGCTACCGCAACCCCGTCCTCGGCGGCGACACCCTGGTGATGGCCATCAGCCAGTCCGGCGAGACCGCCGACACCCTGGCCGGCATCCGGGAGGCCAAGAGCAAGTTCATCAAGGTCCTCTCCCTGGTCAACGTCGAGGGCTCGACCATCGATCGTGAGTCCGACGCCGTCGTCCATCTTTACGCCGGGCCGGAGATCGGCGTGGCCTCGACCAAGGCCTATACCGCCGAGCTGGTGGCCCTGATCCTGCTGGCCATGCTCTGGGGTCGGCTCAAATACGCCATCGACGATGAAACCGTCCGTGAGGTGCTCACCGAGCTGGAGCGGGTGCCCGAGCTGATCCGCCGGACCCTGGAGCTCGACGGACAGATCCGCCGGCTGGCCAAGGAGTTCTTCCAGGCCAAGGACTTCTTCTTCATCGGCCGGGGCTACAACTATCCCACCGCCCTCGAGGGCGCCCTCAAGCTCAAGGAAATCTCCTACATCCACGCCACCGGCTACCCCGCCGGTGAGCTCAAGCACGGACCCCTGGCCCTGATCGAGGCCGACACCCCCGTGGTCGCCCTGACCACCCAGGGACCGACCTACCAGAAGACGATGAGCAACGTCGCCGAGGTCCGCGCCCGGGGCGGTCGGATCATCTGCGTGGCCACCGAAGGCGACGACGAGGTCGCCAAGGTCGCCGACCACGTTATCCATATCCCGCCGGTGCGCGAAGAGCTCTCGCCCCTGGTGACAGTGATCCCGCTCCAACTGCTGAGCTACCACATCGCCGTGCTGCGCGGCTGCGACGTCGACCGCCCGCGCAACCTGGCCAAGAGCGTCACCGTGGAGTAA
- a CDS encoding peptidylprolyl isomerase: MRRLTLSLICLVCLTTAAFAADELLPAARVDSSVAAVHTERGSFYILLHDEVNPATVANFINLAEKDFYDGIGFHRVVPGHVIQAGCPLWDTEMAGTGGPGYTIEFESADLSHLEGAVGMARAPQPDSAGSQFYVCLAPRFHLDGDYVVFGSVVAGMEVVHAVEAGTIIEDVELLSWTEFKERAQNREVEDPLGIRPLRADE; this comes from the coding sequence ATGCGCCGTTTGACGCTTAGTTTGATCTGCCTGGTCTGTCTGACCACGGCCGCCTTCGCCGCCGACGAGCTGCTACCCGCCGCCCGGGTGGATTCATCCGTCGCCGCTGTGCACACGGAGCGGGGCAGCTTCTACATCCTGCTCCATGACGAGGTCAACCCGGCCACCGTGGCCAATTTCATCAATCTGGCCGAGAAGGACTTCTACGACGGCATCGGCTTCCACCGTGTTGTGCCCGGCCACGTCATCCAGGCCGGCTGCCCGCTGTGGGACACGGAGATGGCCGGCACCGGCGGTCCCGGCTACACCATCGAGTTCGAGAGCGCCGACTTGTCCCACCTCGAGGGCGCCGTGGGCATGGCCCGGGCGCCGCAGCCCGACTCCGCCGGCAGCCAGTTCTACGTCTGTCTGGCACCGCGCTTTCATCTCGACGGCGACTACGTCGTCTTCGGCAGCGTCGTCGCCGGGATGGAGGTCGTTCACGCCGTCGAGGCCGGAACGATCATCGAGGATGTCGAGCTGCTGAGCTGGACCGAGTTCAAAGAACGGGCCCAGAACCGCGAGGTCGAGGATCCCCTGGGCATTCGCCCGTTGCGGGCTGATGAGTGA